A single genomic interval of Streptomyces graminofaciens harbors:
- a CDS encoding cyclase family protein: MTSIVPEPRLWSAYRALTGKAVFTDLTHAFRPGQPHFPGFGDERRETPFDLDRGDGFTVHRYTLVGQWGTHVDPPAHFVAGARTLDRIPVEEMVLPLVVLDIAARVGTDPDATPTLDDVASWERRNGPVPSGSFVALRTGWSRRWPDPVAMANRDEAGVGHTPGWSAEVLRYLFEEAGVTAVGHEQSDTDPGLAVSAGDHSLEAYVLRRDRWQLELLTNLDRVPEAGALIVATWPKPQGGSGFPARVFAVHEPTRPRAGAPVGRDG; the protein is encoded by the coding sequence GTGACCTCGATCGTGCCCGAGCCCCGGCTGTGGTCGGCGTACCGCGCGCTGACCGGGAAGGCGGTCTTCACGGACCTCACCCATGCCTTCCGGCCGGGGCAGCCGCACTTCCCCGGCTTCGGCGACGAGCGGCGCGAGACGCCCTTCGACCTCGACCGGGGCGACGGTTTCACGGTGCACCGCTACACCCTGGTCGGCCAGTGGGGCACCCATGTCGACCCGCCCGCGCACTTCGTCGCCGGGGCCCGCACTCTGGACCGGATCCCGGTCGAGGAGATGGTCCTGCCGCTGGTGGTGCTCGACATCGCCGCCCGGGTCGGGACGGACCCCGACGCCACCCCCACCCTGGACGACGTGGCGAGCTGGGAGCGGCGCAACGGCCCTGTCCCGTCCGGTTCGTTCGTGGCCCTGCGCACCGGCTGGAGCCGCCGCTGGCCCGACCCGGTGGCGATGGCCAACCGCGACGAGGCGGGTGTCGGCCACACACCGGGCTGGTCTGCCGAGGTCCTGCGGTATCTGTTCGAGGAGGCGGGTGTCACCGCCGTCGGCCACGAGCAGTCCGACACCGACCCGGGGCTCGCCGTCTCCGCCGGCGACCACAGCCTGGAGGCGTACGTCCTGCGCCGCGACCGCTGGCAGCTGGAACTCCTGACGAACCTCGACCGGGTCCCCGAGGCAGGCGCCCTGATCGTCGCCACCTGGCCGAAGCCGCAGGGTGGTTCGGGCTTCCCGGCCCGGGTGTTCGCCGTGCACGAACCCACCCGCCCCAGGGCCGGAGCCCCTGTGGGGCGGGACGGGTAG
- a CDS encoding LysR family transcriptional regulator, giving the protein MLDVRRLQVLRAVVTSGTVTAAAAHLGYTPSAVSQQVAALEKQAGTALLERVGRGVRPTAAGLLLTEHAALISSAVAQAETALADLRAGRTGRLSVRYFATAGSTLVAPALARLRAEHPGVRVDLELTDPEDPFQEVARGRADLAVVVQARDGVGDGFRLVHLLDDPYAAVLPLGHPLAAKAVIDLHELSGEQWVGSEPPGPCLEPVIDSCAAAGFSPDFVIQSEDYATAQGFVAAGLGVGLMPRLGLRGRHPGVVVRPVRNPEPVRVISAAARVTALEQPALRGLLDALRDAAATADPPDEPRAD; this is encoded by the coding sequence ATGCTTGATGTGAGGCGACTGCAGGTCCTGCGCGCGGTGGTCACCAGCGGCACGGTCACCGCCGCCGCGGCGCACCTGGGCTACACCCCGTCCGCCGTCAGCCAGCAGGTGGCGGCGCTGGAGAAACAGGCCGGTACGGCGCTGCTCGAACGGGTCGGCCGCGGGGTGCGCCCCACGGCGGCGGGGCTGCTGCTCACCGAGCACGCGGCGCTGATCAGCTCGGCGGTGGCCCAGGCGGAGACCGCGCTCGCCGACCTCCGCGCCGGACGCACCGGCCGGCTGTCGGTCCGCTACTTCGCCACGGCCGGCTCCACGCTGGTGGCGCCCGCCCTGGCCAGACTCCGCGCCGAGCATCCCGGCGTCCGCGTCGACCTCGAACTCACCGACCCGGAGGACCCGTTCCAGGAGGTGGCCAGGGGCCGGGCCGACCTCGCCGTGGTGGTCCAGGCACGGGACGGCGTCGGCGACGGCTTCCGGCTCGTCCACCTCCTCGACGACCCGTACGCGGCCGTACTGCCCCTCGGTCATCCGCTCGCCGCCAAGGCCGTGATCGACCTGCACGAGCTGTCCGGCGAGCAGTGGGTCGGCAGCGAGCCCCCCGGCCCCTGCCTCGAACCCGTCATCGACTCCTGCGCGGCGGCCGGCTTCAGCCCCGACTTCGTCATCCAGAGCGAGGACTACGCCACCGCCCAGGGCTTCGTCGCGGCCGGTCTCGGGGTCGGTCTGATGCCGCGGCTCGGGCTGCGGGGCCGGCACCCCGGCGTCGTCGTACGTCCGGTCCGCAACCCCGAGCCGGTCCGGGTGATCTCGGCCGCCGCACGGGTGACCGCCCTCGAACAACCCGCTCTGCGCGGCCTGTTGGACGCGCTGCGGGACGCGGCCGCCACGGCCGACCCGCCCGATGAGCCCCGGGCGGACTGA
- a CDS encoding ABC transporter substrate-binding protein — MSSTSRKYRRTACTGLALALPLAALAACGGGGGSDASAEAGSGKGTISVWAHQGQKSEDAALQAAVKSFNSSQSKIKVELKLLPGNDYTKTITATDPSELPDVMEFDGPTMANFVYNKKLAPIDDYVSAKTLDNATDASKSQGEIGGKHYGLGMYDSGLGIYGSKKLLDAAGVKYPTSVDDAWTADEFTAALKALKAKDSDGKTLDVQEGNGFATEWGTYGFAPIVWSAGGALLKDGKAEGALDSPKAVSAMKTFQSWKTYVDPNTDGNAFAKGRVALSWVGHWMYPAYSEALGDDLVVLPLPDFGNGPKTGQGSWAWGIGADTKNAKAAGAFMDYLLGDTNVAAMTKANGAPPATRTALAASDLYKQGGPLQLFADQLAKPCGDSDITSSCVAVTRPVTAGYPTVTAKFGEALNSIYGGTDPKSALSKAARAIDQDFSDNAGYEIP; from the coding sequence ATGAGCTCGACCAGCAGAAAGTACCGCCGCACAGCTTGTACGGGACTGGCTCTCGCCCTGCCCCTGGCTGCGCTGGCCGCCTGTGGCGGGGGCGGCGGCAGCGACGCCTCCGCGGAGGCGGGCAGCGGCAAGGGCACCATCAGCGTCTGGGCCCACCAGGGCCAGAAGAGCGAGGACGCCGCGCTGCAGGCCGCGGTGAAGTCGTTCAACTCCTCACAGAGCAAGATCAAGGTCGAGCTGAAGCTGCTGCCCGGCAACGACTACACCAAGACGATCACCGCGACCGACCCCTCCGAGCTGCCGGACGTCATGGAGTTCGACGGCCCGACCATGGCGAACTTCGTCTACAACAAGAAGCTCGCCCCGATCGACGACTACGTCTCCGCCAAGACGCTGGACAACGCCACCGACGCGAGCAAGTCCCAGGGCGAGATAGGCGGCAAGCACTACGGCCTCGGCATGTACGACTCCGGACTCGGCATCTACGGCAGCAAGAAGCTGCTGGACGCGGCCGGGGTGAAGTACCCGACGAGCGTGGACGACGCCTGGACGGCTGACGAGTTCACGGCCGCGCTCAAGGCGCTCAAGGCCAAGGACTCCGACGGCAAGACCCTCGACGTCCAGGAGGGCAACGGCTTCGCCACCGAGTGGGGCACCTACGGCTTCGCCCCCATCGTCTGGTCGGCCGGCGGCGCCCTGCTCAAGGACGGCAAGGCCGAGGGCGCCCTCGACTCGCCGAAGGCCGTGTCGGCCATGAAGACCTTCCAGTCCTGGAAGACGTACGTCGACCCCAACACCGACGGCAACGCCTTCGCCAAGGGCCGCGTGGCGCTCAGCTGGGTCGGCCACTGGATGTACCCCGCCTACAGCGAGGCCCTCGGCGACGACCTCGTCGTACTGCCACTGCCCGACTTCGGCAACGGCCCCAAGACCGGCCAGGGCTCGTGGGCCTGGGGCATCGGCGCCGACACCAAGAACGCCAAGGCCGCCGGCGCCTTCATGGACTACCTGCTGGGCGACACCAACGTCGCCGCGATGACGAAGGCCAACGGCGCCCCGCCCGCCACCAGGACGGCACTCGCCGCGAGCGACCTGTACAAGCAGGGCGGCCCGCTCCAGCTCTTCGCCGACCAGCTCGCGAAGCCCTGTGGCGACAGCGACATCACCTCCTCCTGCGTCGCCGTCACCCGCCCCGTGACCGCCGGATACCCCACCGTCACCGCGAAGTTCGGTGAGGCCCTCAACTCGATCTACGGCGGCACCGACCCCAAGAGCGCCCTGTCGAAGGCCGCCCGAGCCATCGACCAGGACTTCTCCGACAACGCCGGCTACGAGATCCCGTAG
- a CDS encoding NAD-dependent epimerase/dehydratase family protein — MSSVRVVLTGSTGFVGRAVLGALLREGGAGGRDVEGGRDVEVRAVVRTVPADAGVSAGVEWVRADLSDPASLDGVASGADVLVHLACRVDGDAEECERTNVGGTRAIVAEARRAGVGRVVQLSTAAVYGPGPHRGIPVDGVTPAPVSAASRTRLAAERLALDAGGVVLRPGLVLGAGDRWVVPALGELLRRVPTAWDGGRGQVSAVDVGDLARLVSALVSMPDDVPSGVYHASHPVPVRNRDLMARLAELDVLPSATGDLPWDQCLARLRETPGRISERQFELLARDHWYESEEIWRLTGCTPGPGPLERLGGAAGWYRGWLGGG, encoded by the coding sequence ATGAGCTCTGTCCGGGTGGTGCTGACGGGCTCGACCGGGTTCGTGGGGCGGGCGGTGCTCGGCGCTCTGCTGCGCGAAGGGGGCGCGGGCGGACGGGACGTCGAGGGCGGGCGGGACGTCGAGGTGCGTGCCGTGGTCCGTACGGTCCCCGCCGACGCCGGGGTGTCGGCGGGCGTGGAGTGGGTGCGGGCGGATCTGTCGGACCCGGCGTCGCTCGACGGTGTGGCGAGCGGCGCGGATGTCCTCGTGCATCTCGCCTGCCGGGTCGACGGCGACGCCGAGGAGTGCGAGCGGACGAACGTCGGCGGCACCCGGGCGATCGTCGCCGAGGCGCGGCGGGCCGGGGTGGGGCGCGTCGTCCAGCTGTCCACGGCGGCGGTGTACGGGCCCGGGCCGCACCGGGGCATACCCGTCGACGGGGTCACGCCGGCGCCGGTGTCCGCGGCCAGCCGTACCCGGTTGGCGGCGGAGCGGCTCGCGCTCGACGCGGGCGGGGTGGTGCTACGGCCCGGTCTCGTGCTCGGGGCCGGGGACCGTTGGGTCGTGCCCGCGCTCGGTGAACTGCTGCGGCGGGTGCCGACGGCCTGGGACGGCGGGCGGGGGCAGGTGTCCGCGGTGGACGTCGGGGACCTGGCCCGGCTGGTCAGCGCCCTTGTGTCGATGCCGGACGACGTGCCCTCCGGGGTGTATCACGCCAGCCATCCGGTGCCGGTACGCAACCGCGACCTGATGGCCCGGCTCGCGGAGCTGGACGTACTGCCGTCGGCGACCGGTGACCTGCCGTGGGACCAGTGCCTGGCGCGCCTGCGGGAGACCCCGGGCCGCATCAGTGAACGACAGTTCGAGCTGCTGGCCCGCGATCACTGGTACGAGAGCGAGGAGATCTGGCGGCTGACGGGCTGCACACCCGGGCCGGGGCCGCTGGAGCGGTTGGGTGGGGCGGCGGGGTGGTATCGGGGGTGGCTCGGGGGCGGATGA
- a CDS encoding ScbR family autoregulator-binding transcription factor, whose product MARQRQERAERTRAALIHAAAEVFDQAGYHGAGLNAILQRAGITTGAMYFHFKSKEELARAVIVDQAAELQWPRDKKGLQQLIDVCQYLAVEMRSNVLFRAGVRLAVEQSEVNLLDYSIYDWWAEQFGAHLAEARELGQLHPDVDEGAFPQVLVAAYTGTQIMSRLATNRADLPERIENMLRCLLPAVAPAEVVATLEFPGNGGETTP is encoded by the coding sequence ATGGCGCGACAACGGCAGGAACGTGCGGAGCGGACGCGGGCCGCGCTCATCCACGCGGCTGCGGAGGTGTTCGACCAGGCCGGATACCACGGCGCGGGTCTGAACGCGATCCTGCAGCGGGCGGGCATCACGACCGGAGCCATGTACTTCCACTTCAAGTCGAAGGAGGAGCTGGCCCGCGCGGTCATCGTCGACCAGGCCGCCGAGTTGCAGTGGCCCCGCGACAAGAAGGGTCTGCAACAGCTGATCGACGTGTGCCAGTACCTGGCCGTGGAGATGCGCTCGAACGTGCTGTTCCGGGCGGGCGTACGGCTGGCCGTCGAGCAGAGCGAGGTGAACCTCCTCGACTACTCGATCTACGACTGGTGGGCCGAGCAGTTCGGTGCGCATCTGGCGGAGGCGCGTGAGCTCGGGCAGCTGCATCCCGATGTCGACGAGGGTGCGTTCCCGCAGGTGCTCGTCGCCGCGTACACCGGGACGCAGATCATGTCGCGGCTCGCCACCAACCGGGCCGACCTGCCCGAACGCATAGAGAACATGCTGCGATGTCTGCTGCCGGCCGTCGCGCCGGCGGAGGTCGTCGCCACGCTGGAGTTCCCCGGGAACGGCGGGGAAACGACTCCATGA
- a CDS encoding ScbA/BarX family gamma-butyrolactone biosynthesis protein: MSISLAQPTLENRFETVSTAFTHKSNQDEVLLRDWRQTAPDAFTVTAAWPATHPFYVNLLGLHDPLLLSETVRQTLPLLSHGAYQVPFGHQLLWKDFGWSLDPAAAYADGDPAELELHITCPEVTYRRERAAAISLRVDVERAGRHLASAHSRFTIQDRTVYNRLRGPYADATAATARAVPLPPPAGLTPFGRDRFEDVVLAATDRPDRWQLRVDTTHPILFDHLVDHAPGMLLLEAARQAALATAHPDTVTVTGMDSDFVRYAEMDVPCWVEAEQLADPGQVRISARQNGKEIFASVVTLTAVAAPRGA, from the coding sequence ATGTCCATCAGCCTTGCCCAGCCCACGCTTGAAAACCGTTTTGAGACGGTTTCGACCGCTTTCACCCACAAGTCGAACCAGGACGAAGTACTGCTGCGTGACTGGCGGCAGACCGCGCCCGACGCCTTCACCGTCACCGCCGCCTGGCCCGCCACGCACCCGTTCTACGTCAACCTCCTGGGTCTGCACGACCCGCTTCTGCTCAGCGAGACGGTACGCCAGACGCTGCCGCTGCTGTCCCACGGCGCCTACCAGGTGCCGTTCGGCCATCAGCTGCTGTGGAAGGACTTCGGCTGGAGCCTCGACCCGGCGGCCGCGTACGCCGACGGCGACCCGGCCGAGCTGGAACTGCACATCACCTGCCCCGAGGTGACGTACCGTCGCGAGCGCGCCGCCGCGATATCCCTGAGAGTAGACGTCGAGCGCGCCGGCCGGCACCTGGCCTCGGCACACTCCCGCTTCACCATCCAGGACCGCACGGTCTACAACCGGCTCCGCGGCCCGTACGCCGACGCGACCGCGGCCACCGCGCGCGCCGTGCCGCTGCCGCCGCCGGCCGGTCTCACGCCGTTCGGCCGTGACCGCTTCGAGGACGTGGTGCTCGCCGCCACCGACCGCCCCGACCGCTGGCAACTGCGGGTCGACACCACGCACCCCATCCTCTTCGACCACCTCGTGGACCACGCCCCGGGCATGCTGCTTCTTGAGGCCGCCCGCCAGGCGGCCCTGGCCACGGCACACCCCGACACGGTGACGGTCACCGGCATGGACTCCGACTTCGTCCGCTACGCCGAGATGGACGTCCCCTGCTGGGTGGAGGCCGAGCAGCTGGCGGACCCCGGCCAGGTGCGGATCAGCGCCCGGCAGAACGGCAAGGAGATCTTCGCCAGCGTGGTGACCCTGACCGCCGTAGCGGCCCCCCGGGGCGCCTGA
- a CDS encoding carbohydrate ABC transporter permease, which translates to MSTNTGGLTRTPMRRFLDYAVLSVLAFVFALPAIYLFIGSLKPSDEVLDGLSGFLPTNLSFDNYTAVLDSLNSDSTGYFWRFMGISLLLAFVVVTGGLFVNSMAAYGLSRLKWRGRNAVFTLVLLLMLIPFESVAVPLFYLFNDQRNTLFILALPFIANAFSVYQFHTFFRSIPPSIEEAARLDGAGPWRTFFAIIVPMSKPAFASVAILTFLTQWGSFLWPVLMVSDPSVRPLPLEMSVFQAQLPPDYGQTLAFGVLLVLPVLIVFVFFQRWFVQGVASSAVKG; encoded by the coding sequence ATGAGCACGAACACGGGCGGCCTGACCCGCACACCCATGCGCCGCTTCCTCGACTACGCCGTCCTGTCCGTCCTGGCCTTCGTCTTCGCGCTGCCCGCCATCTATCTGTTCATCGGCAGCCTCAAGCCGTCGGACGAAGTACTGGACGGCCTCTCCGGCTTCCTCCCCACGAACCTGTCCTTCGACAACTACACCGCCGTCCTCGACAGCCTGAACTCCGACAGCACCGGCTACTTCTGGCGCTTCATGGGCATCTCGCTGCTGCTGGCGTTCGTCGTCGTCACCGGCGGCCTGTTCGTCAACTCGATGGCGGCGTACGGGCTGTCACGCCTGAAGTGGCGGGGCCGCAACGCCGTCTTCACCCTCGTCCTGCTGCTGATGCTGATCCCGTTCGAGTCGGTGGCGGTCCCGCTCTTCTACCTGTTCAACGACCAGCGCAACACCCTGTTCATCCTGGCGCTCCCGTTCATCGCCAACGCCTTCTCGGTCTACCAGTTCCACACCTTCTTCCGCTCGATCCCGCCGAGCATCGAGGAAGCCGCCCGGCTGGACGGCGCGGGGCCCTGGCGCACCTTCTTCGCGATCATCGTCCCCATGTCGAAGCCGGCCTTCGCGTCCGTGGCGATCCTGACCTTCCTCACCCAGTGGGGTTCGTTCCTGTGGCCGGTCCTGATGGTCTCCGACCCGTCGGTCCGCCCGCTCCCGCTGGAGATGAGCGTCTTCCAGGCCCAACTGCCCCCGGACTACGGCCAGACCCTCGCCTTCGGCGTGCTCCTCGTCCTGCCCGTACTGATCGTCTTCGTCTTCTTCCAGCGGTGGTTCGTCCAGGGGGTGGCCAGCTCCGCGGTCAAGGGCTGA
- a CDS encoding TetR family transcriptional regulator → MTDTEVKPMVKQVRAERTRQALIAAAAIEFDRQGYAGTSLSAVHRACGVTMGALTFHFPAKADLATAVCHEAEDVTRRALARLAPASALPPVAEVTFAVARLLDEEVTVRAAARLTQEQAVPSRWRTVWRAALRESVAPARERPRPGPEPEELELLAVYLTAGAEAALRAGRTGKEVRTDLECLWALVLDPGPSITAEACPPGAGECPTGADNPCPVGAPPSPTPTPAPFSSSSIASKRLTP, encoded by the coding sequence GTGACGGATACCGAGGTCAAGCCCATGGTGAAGCAGGTGAGAGCGGAACGCACCCGGCAGGCGCTGATCGCGGCGGCGGCCATCGAGTTCGACCGGCAGGGGTACGCCGGTACGTCGCTGTCCGCCGTGCATCGGGCCTGCGGGGTGACGATGGGAGCGCTCACCTTCCACTTCCCCGCCAAGGCGGACCTGGCCACCGCCGTCTGCCACGAGGCCGAGGACGTCACCCGTCGGGCGCTCGCACGACTCGCCCCGGCGAGTGCCCTCCCCCCGGTCGCCGAGGTCACCTTCGCCGTGGCCCGGCTGCTGGACGAGGAGGTCACCGTCCGCGCCGCGGCCCGGCTCACCCAGGAGCAGGCCGTCCCCTCCCGCTGGCGCACGGTCTGGCGCGCCGCGTTACGGGAGTCCGTGGCCCCGGCCCGCGAACGGCCCCGCCCCGGACCCGAGCCCGAAGAACTGGAACTGCTCGCGGTCTACCTCACCGCGGGCGCCGAAGCGGCCCTGCGCGCGGGCCGCACCGGCAAGGAGGTCCGGACCGACCTGGAGTGCCTGTGGGCGCTGGTGCTCGATCCCGGGCCGTCGATCACCGCCGAGGCGTGTCCACCGGGTGCGGGCGAGTGTCCGACGGGCGCCGACAACCCGTGTCCGGTCGGCGCCCCTCCCTCACCCACGCCCACGCCCGCACCCTTCTCCTCTTCCTCGATCGCTTCGAAAAGGCTCACTCCATGA
- a CDS encoding tetratricopeptide repeat protein has product MVTTDRYGNRLYECTAEGAERLDRAVEALLFFRPELPDAVTDAVTAAPASPLAQAFAAYLGVLGTEARDAAEARRAFADFAAGLDHTALPRRERLHMAAAGAWLDGDLRGASRRLAELLVECPRDPLALAVGHQLDFFTGDATLLRDRIGGALPAWPDDEPHRGPLMGMYAFGLEESGHYDRAQEMALSAVEQNPHDVWSIHAVVHVHEMRGRFAEGVDFLDARLDDWSSGNLLTVHNWWHYALYALEADVPDTATRIYDAVLHHKDSTGFVMELLDAASLLWRFLLADRDQDARWQPLADAWAARQDPPFYAFNDVHAVMAYAGAGRFREAEALIADRRRWLTEATGPWTTNHTMTAKVGLPVCEALLAYAQGDHTTVVDLLWPIRREVHTFGGSHAQRDAVQRTLLESTLRAPRPDLTRLLLGERTGLSPHSPYNWLAHSRLADTLGQAGRAAASRATAAELSAPAAARLNRQTHTPYLTGRS; this is encoded by the coding sequence ATGGTGACGACCGACCGGTACGGCAACCGCCTGTACGAGTGCACCGCCGAGGGGGCGGAGCGGTTGGACCGGGCCGTGGAGGCCCTCCTCTTCTTCCGCCCCGAACTGCCCGACGCGGTCACGGACGCCGTCACGGCCGCCCCGGCCTCACCGCTGGCCCAGGCGTTCGCGGCATACCTGGGCGTCCTCGGCACCGAGGCACGCGACGCCGCCGAGGCACGCCGCGCCTTCGCCGACTTCGCCGCGGGCCTGGACCACACCGCGCTCCCCCGCCGCGAACGCCTGCACATGGCGGCGGCGGGCGCCTGGCTCGACGGGGACCTGCGCGGCGCCTCCCGCCGTCTGGCGGAACTCCTCGTGGAGTGCCCCCGCGACCCGCTGGCGCTGGCGGTGGGCCACCAGCTCGACTTCTTCACCGGTGACGCGACGCTGCTGCGGGACAGGATCGGCGGGGCCCTGCCCGCCTGGCCGGACGACGAGCCCCATCGCGGCCCGCTGATGGGCATGTACGCGTTCGGCCTGGAGGAGTCGGGGCACTACGACCGCGCCCAGGAGATGGCGCTGTCCGCCGTCGAACAGAACCCCCACGACGTGTGGTCGATCCACGCGGTGGTGCACGTCCACGAGATGCGGGGCCGCTTCGCCGAGGGTGTCGACTTCCTCGACGCCCGCCTCGACGACTGGTCCAGCGGCAATCTGCTGACCGTGCACAACTGGTGGCACTACGCCCTGTACGCCCTGGAGGCGGACGTCCCCGACACGGCCACCCGGATCTACGACGCCGTGCTCCACCACAAGGACTCGACCGGCTTCGTCATGGAACTGCTGGACGCCGCCTCCCTGTTGTGGCGTTTCCTCCTCGCCGACCGGGACCAGGACGCCCGCTGGCAGCCGCTGGCCGACGCGTGGGCCGCCCGCCAGGACCCGCCGTTCTACGCCTTCAACGACGTCCACGCGGTGATGGCGTACGCGGGCGCGGGCCGCTTCCGGGAGGCGGAGGCGCTCATCGCCGACCGCCGCCGCTGGCTGACGGAGGCCACCGGGCCCTGGACCACCAACCACACCATGACGGCCAAGGTCGGCCTGCCCGTCTGCGAGGCGCTCCTGGCCTACGCCCAGGGCGACCACACGACCGTGGTGGACCTCCTCTGGCCGATCCGCCGCGAGGTCCACACCTTCGGCGGCAGCCACGCCCAGCGGGACGCCGTCCAGCGCACCCTGCTGGAGTCGACTCTGCGCGCGCCCCGCCCCGACCTGACCCGCCTCCTCCTCGGCGAACGCACCGGCCTGAGCCCGCACAGCCCCTACAACTGGCTGGCCCACTCCCGCCTGGCCGACACCCTGGGCCAGGCGGGCCGCGCGGCCGCGTCCCGCGCCACGGCCGCCGAACTGTCGGCCCCGGCGGCGGCCAGACTGAACCGGCAGACACACACCCCCTACCTCACGGGCCGCTCGTGA
- a CDS encoding carbohydrate ABC transporter permease — translation MTSVKPASAAPEAREKAPPVTSAKPARPARPVRPVRRNRDWLHGLLMSTPAVAGLIAFVGIPFCYAVVLSFYNVRLGSPLEPTFFGLEQYRRLFTDPDLSGPFLRSLLNNLTFAVVVVPLQTGLALGLAILLNRKLKGIGLFRSFFFMPVVFPMALVAVIWRLILARSDQGMLNSALDAVSFGNWGAFDWLGDGLTAMASVIVLSVWQGVGFQMVILLAGLQQIPGELYEAAELDRASRWQQFRHVTLPGIRGTLVFVAMLTSVLSFRVFDQVYVLIRGGGLDEDATRTVMYQAVTTAFDQNNIGQAAAITVVFFLIVVALTVVQRRVVRPDNED, via the coding sequence GTGACATCCGTGAAGCCCGCGTCCGCCGCGCCCGAAGCCCGGGAGAAGGCCCCACCCGTGACCTCCGCCAAGCCCGCGCGTCCGGCGCGCCCCGTGCGCCCCGTGCGCAGGAACCGCGACTGGCTGCACGGACTGCTCATGTCCACGCCCGCAGTCGCCGGCCTCATCGCCTTCGTCGGCATACCCTTCTGCTACGCCGTCGTCCTCTCCTTCTACAACGTGCGCCTCGGCTCCCCGCTGGAGCCCACCTTCTTCGGCCTGGAGCAGTACCGGCGGCTGTTCACCGACCCCGACCTGTCCGGCCCGTTCCTCAGGTCCCTGCTGAACAACCTGACCTTCGCCGTGGTCGTCGTACCCCTCCAGACCGGTCTCGCCCTGGGCCTCGCGATCCTGCTCAACCGCAAGCTCAAGGGGATCGGCCTGTTCCGCTCCTTCTTCTTCATGCCGGTCGTCTTCCCCATGGCCCTGGTCGCCGTGATCTGGCGCCTCATCCTCGCCCGCAGCGACCAGGGCATGCTCAACTCGGCGCTGGACGCGGTGAGTTTCGGCAACTGGGGCGCGTTCGACTGGCTCGGCGACGGGCTCACCGCCATGGCCTCGGTCATCGTGCTGTCGGTGTGGCAGGGCGTCGGCTTCCAGATGGTCATCCTCCTCGCCGGCCTCCAGCAGATCCCCGGCGAGCTCTACGAAGCCGCCGAACTCGACCGTGCCTCCCGCTGGCAGCAGTTCCGGCACGTCACCCTGCCCGGCATCCGCGGCACGCTCGTCTTCGTCGCCATGCTCACCTCGGTGCTCTCCTTCCGCGTCTTCGACCAGGTCTACGTCCTGATCCGCGGCGGCGGCCTCGACGAGGACGCCACCCGCACCGTGATGTACCAGGCGGTCACCACCGCCTTCGACCAGAACAACATCGGCCAGGCAGCGGCGATCACCGTCGTCTTCTTCCTGATCGTCGTCGCCCTGACCGTCGTCCAGCGCCGCGTCGTCCGGCCCGACAACGAGGACTGA
- a CDS encoding DMT family transporter gives MSDSGGTRSLWGGLRVAVLALLWGSTFLWIELALRGLSPLQVTFARCVLGALVLVVACYATGHRMPRGVAVWRHIVVAAFFCNALPFALFSVGQQTVDSGLAGVLNATTPLWSIALGLALGSERGLRPVRLAGLLLGFTGTIVIFAPWQTTGATGWGALAILGAAASYAVAFTYMGRTLVRRGTPTISLSAAQLVAAGGLTALAMPIGGLESIDPGPTVVVAAVVLSVFCTAITFHLTYRIINDEGATNAAVVGYLLPVVSVLLGAVVLGEDLSMRVVLGMAVVLVGVGLTRRQGAVTAKEATTPEPVREDSPRPLLENTR, from the coding sequence ATGAGCGACAGCGGCGGTACGCGGAGTCTGTGGGGCGGATTACGGGTGGCCGTGCTCGCCCTGCTGTGGGGCTCGACCTTCCTCTGGATCGAGCTGGCGCTGCGCGGGCTCTCCCCGCTCCAGGTCACGTTCGCGCGCTGTGTCCTCGGCGCGCTCGTCCTCGTCGTCGCCTGCTACGCGACGGGGCACCGGATGCCGAGGGGCGTCGCCGTCTGGCGGCACATCGTCGTCGCGGCCTTCTTCTGCAACGCCCTGCCGTTCGCCCTGTTCAGCGTGGGCCAGCAGACCGTCGACTCCGGGCTCGCGGGCGTCCTGAACGCCACCACCCCGCTCTGGTCGATCGCCCTCGGTCTCGCCCTCGGCTCGGAGCGCGGGCTGCGGCCCGTACGGCTGGCGGGTCTCCTGCTCGGCTTCACCGGCACGATCGTCATCTTCGCGCCCTGGCAGACGACCGGGGCCACCGGCTGGGGCGCCCTCGCGATCCTGGGCGCGGCCGCCAGTTACGCCGTCGCGTTCACGTACATGGGCCGCACCCTGGTCCGCAGGGGCACTCCCACGATCTCGCTCTCCGCCGCCCAACTCGTCGCCGCCGGCGGACTGACCGCCCTCGCGATGCCGATCGGCGGCCTGGAGTCGATCGACCCCGGGCCCACGGTCGTGGTCGCGGCCGTCGTCCTCAGCGTCTTCTGCACGGCGATCACCTTCCATCTCACGTACCGGATCATCAACGACGAGGGCGCGACCAACGCCGCCGTCGTCGGTTATCTGCTGCCGGTGGTGTCCGTGCTGCTGGGGGCGGTCGTGCTGGGCGAGGACCTGAGTATGCGGGTGGTGCTGGGGATGGCCGTCGTGCTGGTGGGTGTGGGGTTGACCCGGAGGCAGGGGGCGGTGACCGCCAAGGAGGCGACCACCCCCGAGCCCGTACGGGAGGACTCCCCGCGCCCCCTCCTGGAGAACACCCGGTGA